In a single window of the Methanobrevibacter sp. genome:
- the gatC gene encoding Asp-tRNA(Asn) amidotransferase subunit GatC, translated as MTIEKDAEDIIEKFSKILEDIPDSDETWYITDNLNLTREDKSQAKNPEKILRNAKIDKEGNLIVKKADWTN; from the coding sequence ATGACAATCGAAAAAGATGCTGAAGATATTATTGAAAAATTCTCAAAAATTTTAGAAGATATTCCAGATTCAGATGAAACCTGGTACATTACTGATAATTTAAATTTAACTCGTGAGGATAAATCTCAAGCAAAGAACCCTGAAAAAATTTTAAGAAATGCAAAAATTGACAAAGAAGGAAATCTCATAGTTAAAAAAGCAGATTGGACTAATTAA
- a CDS encoding amino acid-binding protein yields MRIDLVLELLDAPGQLVKALEPISNYGANLVTVIHKRDYKNDNGNVPVQLTIEGEQENLKDIVNKYEEIGFSIIEMDGVVKKEKITTILFGHIVDQDLRDTMDKINDLEGISIVAFDIKLNGEEKSTALINIEADVGLKQKVFDRIGQIAKEKELLVINEV; encoded by the coding sequence ATGAGGATAGATTTAGTTCTCGAACTTTTAGATGCTCCAGGACAATTGGTTAAAGCATTAGAACCAATTAGTAATTATGGTGCTAATCTAGTAACTGTTATCCATAAAAGGGACTACAAAAATGATAATGGTAACGTTCCAGTTCAGCTCACAATTGAAGGCGAACAGGAAAACCTTAAAGACATTGTAAATAAGTATGAAGAGATTGGATTTTCCATTATCGAAATGGATGGTGTTGTTAAAAAAGAAAAAATTACTACAATTCTTTTTGGCCATATTGTTGATCAGGATTTAAGAGACACAATGGATAAAATCAACGACCTTGAAGGTATTTCCATTGTTGCATTTGATATTAAATTGAATGGTGAAGAAAAATCCACCGCATTGATTAATATTGAAGCAGATGTTGGTTTAAAACAAAAAGTATTTGATAGAATTGGACAAATTGCGAAAGAAAAAGAATTACTAGTGATTAATGAAGTTTAA
- a CDS encoding homoserine dehydrogenase: protein MDECKVIIMGFGSVGQGVANAISMKKDLIKDKTGVDIKVVAAADSSSSAISQDGLDEELLVKTKKEEGKLSAYPEFGSDKNGVDVLDAVEYDCLIEATPTNIVDAEPALSLTYKAFEQGKDVVTSNKGHLALKFREVVDAAEKAGVEFKYEATVGGSMPIINFTKETLASCEIKSIKGILNGTTNYILSRMTSEGSEYDVILRESQELGIAETDPTQDVEGIDAACKTVILANALLGIDATYSDVKVEGISNINSQAIELAKKDDYLIKLIAEVSPDNLQVSPRLVKRGSSYDVSGTLNMATIKTDLADEVSVSGLGAGSLETASAMLTDLISILKNKN, encoded by the coding sequence ATGGATGAATGTAAAGTCATTATCATGGGATTTGGTTCAGTAGGTCAAGGGGTGGCTAACGCAATTTCCATGAAGAAGGATTTAATTAAAGATAAAACTGGAGTAGACATTAAAGTTGTTGCTGCAGCTGATTCATCTTCATCTGCAATCTCACAAGACGGATTAGATGAAGAGTTACTTGTTAAAACTAAAAAAGAAGAAGGAAAATTATCAGCATATCCTGAATTCGGTTCAGATAAAAATGGTGTAGATGTCTTGGATGCTGTTGAATATGATTGTCTTATAGAAGCAACTCCTACCAATATCGTAGATGCTGAACCTGCACTCTCATTAACATATAAAGCGTTTGAACAAGGAAAAGATGTTGTAACTTCAAACAAAGGACATTTAGCTCTCAAATTTAGAGAAGTTGTTGATGCGGCTGAAAAAGCAGGTGTAGAATTCAAATATGAGGCTACTGTTGGTGGATCAATGCCTATTATTAATTTCACAAAAGAAACCTTAGCATCATGTGAAATTAAATCAATTAAAGGTATCTTAAACGGAACTACCAATTATATATTATCAAGAATGACCTCTGAAGGTTCAGAGTATGATGTTATTCTTAGAGAATCTCAGGAATTAGGAATTGCTGAAACTGATCCTACACAGGACGTAGAAGGTATTGATGCAGCTTGTAAAACAGTAATTCTTGCAAATGCTCTTTTAGGAATTGATGCAACTTACAGTGATGTTAAAGTTGAAGGAATCTCCAATATCAATTCTCAAGCTATTGAATTAGCTAAAAAGGACGATTACTTAATTAAGTTAATAGCTGAAGTATCTCCTGATAATTTACAAGTATCTCCACGTTTAGTTAAAAGAGGAAGTTCCTACGATGTAAGTGGAACTTTAAACATGGCTACAATCAAAACAGATTTGGCTGACGAGGTATCTGTAAGCGGGCTTGGAGCAGGATCACTTGAAACTGCTTCTGCAATGTTGACTGATTTAATTAGTATTTTAAAAAATAAAAACTAA
- a CDS encoding cofactor-independent phosphoglycerate mutase, protein MKYVIFILDGSSDLPLDELDGKTPLIVANTPNIDKIAKTGCGGLTNNVPDGYTPGSDVANMSIFGYNPADYYTGRGPLEAGSVGIDTTPCDVIFRCNTIFEKDGKMEDFNAGHITTPEADVLIKGLNEYFQEKYPGFKGKFYTGISYRHLFVYSCDSVEDAEILANIKTMPPHDISGENLVDNLFGDCELAQEIQNIMFESKEFLESQEVNQKREIPANMVWLWGQGVTPKLPSFKETYGLDAAVITGVDLLKGIGVFAGMEIVDVPGATGFFDTDYESKGKCGIEALKNNDVLFIHIEAPDEAGHAQLLDEKVKAIEQIDKFIVGPIVESLEGEDFKVAILPDHPTPIDVGTHTRDDVPVIMYSSDKSADECEGFNEVAVLDGCIAKKEGYKLMQRLIDGDF, encoded by the coding sequence ATGAAATATGTAATTTTTATTTTAGATGGTTCTAGTGACCTTCCACTAGATGAACTTGATGGTAAAACTCCTCTAATAGTAGCTAACACTCCAAACATTGATAAAATAGCTAAAACTGGTTGTGGTGGTTTAACAAATAACGTTCCTGACGGATACACACCAGGTTCTGATGTAGCTAATATGAGTATTTTCGGATACAACCCTGCAGATTACTATACTGGAAGAGGACCATTGGAAGCAGGAAGTGTAGGAATTGATACTACTCCATGTGATGTAATATTTAGATGCAACACCATCTTTGAAAAAGACGGAAAAATGGAAGACTTCAATGCAGGTCATATCACAACTCCTGAAGCTGATGTATTAATTAAAGGATTAAATGAGTACTTCCAGGAAAAATACCCTGGATTTAAAGGTAAATTCTACACTGGAATCAGTTACAGACATTTATTTGTATATTCATGTGACAGTGTTGAAGATGCTGAAATCTTAGCAAATATAAAAACAATGCCTCCTCACGATATTTCCGGAGAAAATCTCGTTGATAATTTATTTGGAGACTGTGAACTTGCACAAGAAATCCAAAATATCATGTTTGAGTCAAAAGAATTCTTAGAATCTCAGGAAGTTAACCAAAAAAGAGAAATTCCAGCAAACATGGTATGGTTATGGGGACAAGGTGTAACTCCAAAATTACCAAGTTTCAAAGAGACTTATGGTCTTGATGCAGCAGTAATTACTGGTGTTGACTTACTTAAAGGAATTGGAGTATTTGCAGGAATGGAAATTGTTGATGTGCCTGGAGCTACCGGATTTTTCGACACTGATTATGAATCAAAAGGAAAATGCGGAATTGAAGCATTAAAAAACAATGATGTCTTATTTATCCACATTGAAGCACCTGATGAAGCAGGTCATGCCCAACTTCTCGATGAAAAAGTTAAAGCTATTGAACAAATCGATAAATTCATCGTAGGACCAATTGTGGAAAGCTTAGAAGGAGAAGACTTCAAAGTAGCAATTTTACCAGACCATCCAACTCCAATCGATGTTGGAACCCACACACGTGATGATGTTCCTGTTATTATGTATTCATCTGACAAATCCGCAGATGAATGTGAAGGATTTAACGAAGTAGCAGTATTGGATGGATGTATTGCTAAAAAAGAAGGTTACAAATTAATGCAAAGATTAATTGACGGAGATTTTTAA